From Poecile atricapillus isolate bPoeAtr1 chromosome 11, bPoeAtr1.hap1, whole genome shotgun sequence, one genomic window encodes:
- the HDDC3 gene encoding guanosine-3',5'-bis(diphosphate) 3'-pyrophosphohydrolase MESH1 — MSSEAAGMSSEAAGMSSEAAGMGSEAAGMGSEAAGMSSEAAGMSSEAAGMGSEMARLLEAVDFAARKHKEQRRKDPEGTPYINHPIGVARILAHEAGVTDIVVLQAALLHDTVEDTDTTLSEIEERFGAEVRRVVEEVTDDKSLPKMERKRLQIERAPFCSSRAKLVKLADKLYNLRDLNRCTPRGWSEERVQEYFRWASRVVSGLRGTSAALEGALQRLFEERAVPT, encoded by the exons ATGAGCTCCGAGGCCGCGGGGATGAGCTCCGAGGCGGCGGGGATGAGCTCCGAGGCCGCGGGGATGGGCTCCGAGGCGGCGGGGATGGGCTCCGAGGCCGCGGGGATGAGCTCCGAGGCGGCGGGGATGAGCTCCGAGGCGGCGGGGATGGGCTCCGAGATGGCGCGGCTGCTGGAGGCAGTGGACTTTGCAGCCAGGAAACACAAGGAGCAGCGGCGGAAGGATCCCGAGGGCACTCCCTACATCAACCACCCCATCG GCGTCGCCAGGATCCTGGCGCATGAGGCTGGCGTGACGGACATCGTGGTGCTGCAG GCCGCCCTCCTGCACGACACGGTGGAGGACACGGACACCACGTTGTCGGAGATCGAGGAGCGGTTCGGTGCCGAGGTGCGGCGCGTGGTGGAGGAGGTGACGGACGACAAGAGCCTGCCCAAGATGGAGCGGAAGCGGCTGCAGATCGAGCGCGCTCCCTTTTGCAGCAGCCGAGCCAAGCTGGTCAAGCTGGCGGACAAGCTGTACAACCTGCGGGACCTGAACCGCTGCACCCCGCGAG GCTGGTCGGAGGAGCGCGTGCAGGAGTACTTCCGGTGGGCGTCGCGCGTGGTGTCGGGGCTGCGCGGGACCAGCGCGGCCCTGGAGGGGGCGCTGCAGCGCCTGTTCGAGGAGCGCGCCGTGCCCACGTGA
- the NGRN gene encoding neugrin, whose amino-acid sequence MAVLLQRGLRPLPLLAWAPRRAAAAWPGDPNPPEPALEEPERARRRRAAARMERLRRELGGGRRAPDRALTWQAMEQLRFLRQELPEEWPLERLAQGFGVGTDVVRRVLRSRGCPSPRRRLRQDQRALSAAATAPPPGRGAGDGREVRAPDGTLLYRLPRGWGGPGPGVQ is encoded by the exons ATGGCGGTGCTGCTCCAGCGCGGCCTGCGGCCGCTCCCGCTCCTCGCTTGGGCcccgcggcgggcggcggcggcgtgGCCCGGGGACCCGAATCCGCCGGAGCCGGCGCTGGAGGAGCCGGAGAG ggcgcggcggcggcgggcggcggcgcggaTGGAGCGGCTGCGGCGGGAGCTGGGCGGGGGCCGCAGAGCCCCCGATCGCGCCCTGACCTGGCAGGCGATGGAGCAGCTGCG GTTCCTGCGGCAGGAGCTGCCCGAGGAGTGGCCTCTGGAGCGCCTGGCCCAGGGCTTTGGCGTGGGCACCGACGTGGTGCGGCGGGTGCTGCGGAGCCGCGGCTGCCCCTCCCCGCGCCGCCGGCTGCGGCAGGACCAGCGGGCGCTGAGCGCCGCCGCCACGGCACCGCCACCGGGACGGGGCGCCGGGGACGGGCGCGAGGTGCGCGCCCCCGACGGGACGCTCCTGTACCGGCTGCCGCGGGGCTGGGGCGGGCCGGGGCCCGGCGTGCAATAA
- the TTLL13 gene encoding tubulin polyglutamylase TTLL13 isoform X3 produces the protein MIELCRKDLLARNLNRMLRLFPKEYNIFPRTWCLPADYGDFHAYRSIKKTRTFICKPDNSCQGRGIFITHHPEEIKHGERMICQQYISEVCWRCWCGCGTSGTQTKHRQVEQFLTSPLLLPLSSQPFLIDGFKFDMRIYVLVTSCDPLRIFLYKEGLARFATMRYIDHSTKNLGDICMHLTNYAINKHNENFVKDDMVGSKRKLSTLNAWMAEHSYDTSKLWADIDDIVIKTLISAHPVLKHHYQSCFSSHPTGCACFEILGFDILLDRRLKPWLLEVNHSPSFNTDSQLDHEVKDALLCDTLNLINVHACDRKKVLEEDKRRVKERLLQANQIPRESRRREQESSQAAWLAQAETYENEHLGGFRRIYPAPGTEKYEPFFQQSRSIFQETIASKAREEYARQQLEVMRLKNEKLEAAIRKKKTERMQNRSTAPTIHLSHRSTKAWDGKVQRRQYNSMQPQDIVEHEEKRRVNALLQREKLIRHLGITEQLSRLLPTADTQGSCVLQKQLQFPWDLLRDHNTHDLMMLISLLGVPAQPLGHRIMPSPRAQALPRHTPGPDPNDIQTLCIQGRSVPYHARQEGPRAAATQPCAQPKGLQLCDQQLPGIGTQAEGYDAGSLSSSDESSCPPASPASPGQGDGIFHCAVVPELPISTAVHTQHTHGSHHGRASQCQCVTPRQDLAPCQCLTHSQHEKHR, from the exons ATGATCGAGCTGTGCCGCAAGGACCTGCTGGCTCGAAACCTGAACCGCATGCTGCGGCTCTTCCCCAAGGAGTACAACATCTTCCCCCGCACGTGGTGCCTGCCAGCCGA CTATGGAGATTTCCATGCCTACAGATccataaagaaaacaagaacatTCATCTGCAAGCCTGACAACAGCTGCCAGGGAAGAGGGATCTTCATAACCCACCATCCGGAGGAGATCAAGCACGGGGAACGCATGATCTGTCAGCAGTACATCTCTGAG GtctgctggaggtgctggtgtGGCTGTGGAACATCGGGGACACAGACAAAGCACAGGCAGGTGGAGCAGTTCCTCACCTCACCCTTGCTCCTGCCTCTTTCCTCACAGCCCTTCCTCATCGATGGCTTCAAGTTTGACATGCGCATTTATGTGCTGGTCACGTCCTGTGACCCACTGAGGATTTTTCTCTACAAGGAGGGCCTTGCCCGGTTTGCCACCATGAGGTACATCGATCACAGCACCAAAAACCTG GGTGATATCTGCATGCACCTGACCAATTATGCAATCAACAAACACAATGAGAACTTTGTCAAGGATGACATGGTGGGCAGCAAGAG GAAGCTGTCCACTCTGAATGCCTGGATGGCAGAGCACAGCTATGACACATCAAAGCTCTGGGCAGATATTGATGACATTGTTATCAAGACACTGATTTCGGCTCACCCTGTGCTGAAACACCATTACCAGAGCTGCTTCTCCAGCCACCCTACTGGCTGCGCCTGCTTTGAAATCCTGGGCTTTGATATTTTGCTGGATAGAAGGCTGAAGCCATGGCTGCTGGAG GTGAACCACTCTCCCAGCTTCAACACAGATTCTCAGCTAGACCATGAGGTGAAGGATGCCCTTCTGTGTGACACCCTCAACCTGATCAATGTGCACGCCTGCGACAGAAAgaaggtgctggaggaggaCAAGCGGCGGGTAAAGGAACGGCTCCTTCAGGCCAATCAGATTCCCCGTGAGTCCAG gcgccgggagcaggagagcagccaggCTGCCTGGCTGGCACAGGCTGAAACCTACGAGAACGAGCACCTGGGGGGGTTCCGACGTATCTacccagctcctgggacagaGAAGTATGAGCCATTCTTCCAGCAGAGCAGGTCCATCTTCCAGGAAACAATAGCATCCAAGGCACGAGAAGAGTATGCCAG gcagcagctggaggtgaTGCgcctgaaaaatgaaaagctggAAGCTGCCatcaggaagaagaaaacagaaagaatgcAGAATAGAAGCACAGCTCCTACAATCCACCTCTCCCACAGAAGCACTAAGGCATGGGATGGAAAG GTGCAGCGCAGGCAGTACAACTCCATGCAGCCCCAGGACATCGTGGAACatgaagagaagaggagagTGAATGCTCTGCTGCAGCGTGAGAAGCTGATCCGACACCTGGGCATCACTGAGCAGCTTTCCCggctgctccccacagctgACACCCAGGGATCCTGTGTGCTCCAGAAACAG ctgcagttTCCCTGGGATCTCCTCAGGGACCACAACACCCATGATTTAATGATGCTTATCTCACTCCTGGGAGTCCCAGCTCAGCCCTTGGGACACAGGATCATGCCCAGCCCTAGAGCCCAGGCCCTGCCACGGCACACCCCAGGCCCAGATCCCAACGACATCCAGACCCTGTGCATTCAAGGCCGGAGTGTCCCGTACCACGCGCGGCAGGAGGGCCCCCGGGCAGCGGccacccagccctgtgcccagcctaaggggctgcagctgtgtgaccagcagctccctggcattGGAACCCAGGCTGAAGGCT ATGATGCCGGTAGTCTGTCATCCTCCGATGAAAGCAGCTGTCCCCCGgcttccccagccagcccagggcagggtgaTGGCATCTTCCACTGCGCTGTGGTCCCGGAGCTTCCCATCAGCACTGCCgttcacacacagcacacacatgGCTCACATCATGGCAGAGCCTCGCAATGCCAGTGCGTCACACCACGCCAGGACCTCGCCCCATGCCAGTGCCTCACGCATTCACAGCACGAAAAGCACAGGTAA
- the TTLL13 gene encoding tubulin polyglutamylase TTLL13 isoform X2, with translation MEMKRFQKINHFPGMIELCRKDLLARNLNRMLRLFPKEYNIFPRTWCLPADYGDFHAYRSIKKTRTFICKPDNSCQGRGIFITHHPEEIKHGERMICQQYISEVCWRCWCGCGTSGTQTKHRQVEQFLTSPLLLPLSSQPFLIDGFKFDMRIYVLVTSCDPLRIFLYKEGLARFATMRYIDHSTKNLGDICMHLTNYAINKHNENFVKDDMVGSKRKLSTLNAWMAEHSYDTSKLWADIDDIVIKTLISAHPVLKHHYQSCFSSHPTGCACFEILGFDILLDRRLKPWLLEVNHSPSFNTDSQLDHEVKDALLCDTLNLINVHACDRKKVLEEDKRRVKERLLQANQIPRESRRREQESSQAAWLAQAETYENEHLGGFRRIYPAPGTEKYEPFFQQSRSIFQETIASKAREEYARQQLEVMRLKNEKLEAAIRKKKTERMQNRSTAPTIHLSHRSTKAWDGKRRQYNSMQPQDIVEHEEKRRVNALLQREKLIRHLGITEQLSRLLPTADTQGSCVLQKQLQFPWDLLRDHNTHDLMMLISLLGVPAQPLGHRIMPSPRAQALPRHTPGPDPNDIQTLCIQGRSVPYHARQEGPRAAATQPCAQPKGLQLCDQQLPGIGTQAEGYDAGSLSSSDESSCPPASPASPGQGDGIFHCAVVPELPISTAVHTQHTHGSHHGRASQCQCVTPRQDLAPCQCLTHSQHEKHR, from the exons ATGGAAATGAAGCGCTTCCAG AAAATCAACCACTTCCCAGGCATGATCGAGCTGTGCCGCAAGGACCTGCTGGCTCGAAACCTGAACCGCATGCTGCGGCTCTTCCCCAAGGAGTACAACATCTTCCCCCGCACGTGGTGCCTGCCAGCCGA CTATGGAGATTTCCATGCCTACAGATccataaagaaaacaagaacatTCATCTGCAAGCCTGACAACAGCTGCCAGGGAAGAGGGATCTTCATAACCCACCATCCGGAGGAGATCAAGCACGGGGAACGCATGATCTGTCAGCAGTACATCTCTGAG GtctgctggaggtgctggtgtGGCTGTGGAACATCGGGGACACAGACAAAGCACAGGCAGGTGGAGCAGTTCCTCACCTCACCCTTGCTCCTGCCTCTTTCCTCACAGCCCTTCCTCATCGATGGCTTCAAGTTTGACATGCGCATTTATGTGCTGGTCACGTCCTGTGACCCACTGAGGATTTTTCTCTACAAGGAGGGCCTTGCCCGGTTTGCCACCATGAGGTACATCGATCACAGCACCAAAAACCTG GGTGATATCTGCATGCACCTGACCAATTATGCAATCAACAAACACAATGAGAACTTTGTCAAGGATGACATGGTGGGCAGCAAGAG GAAGCTGTCCACTCTGAATGCCTGGATGGCAGAGCACAGCTATGACACATCAAAGCTCTGGGCAGATATTGATGACATTGTTATCAAGACACTGATTTCGGCTCACCCTGTGCTGAAACACCATTACCAGAGCTGCTTCTCCAGCCACCCTACTGGCTGCGCCTGCTTTGAAATCCTGGGCTTTGATATTTTGCTGGATAGAAGGCTGAAGCCATGGCTGCTGGAG GTGAACCACTCTCCCAGCTTCAACACAGATTCTCAGCTAGACCATGAGGTGAAGGATGCCCTTCTGTGTGACACCCTCAACCTGATCAATGTGCACGCCTGCGACAGAAAgaaggtgctggaggaggaCAAGCGGCGGGTAAAGGAACGGCTCCTTCAGGCCAATCAGATTCCCCGTGAGTCCAG gcgccgggagcaggagagcagccaggCTGCCTGGCTGGCACAGGCTGAAACCTACGAGAACGAGCACCTGGGGGGGTTCCGACGTATCTacccagctcctgggacagaGAAGTATGAGCCATTCTTCCAGCAGAGCAGGTCCATCTTCCAGGAAACAATAGCATCCAAGGCACGAGAAGAGTATGCCAG gcagcagctggaggtgaTGCgcctgaaaaatgaaaagctggAAGCTGCCatcaggaagaagaaaacagaaagaatgcAGAATAGAAGCACAGCTCCTACAATCCACCTCTCCCACAGAAGCACTAAGGCATGGGATGGAAAG CGCAGGCAGTACAACTCCATGCAGCCCCAGGACATCGTGGAACatgaagagaagaggagagTGAATGCTCTGCTGCAGCGTGAGAAGCTGATCCGACACCTGGGCATCACTGAGCAGCTTTCCCggctgctccccacagctgACACCCAGGGATCCTGTGTGCTCCAGAAACAG ctgcagttTCCCTGGGATCTCCTCAGGGACCACAACACCCATGATTTAATGATGCTTATCTCACTCCTGGGAGTCCCAGCTCAGCCCTTGGGACACAGGATCATGCCCAGCCCTAGAGCCCAGGCCCTGCCACGGCACACCCCAGGCCCAGATCCCAACGACATCCAGACCCTGTGCATTCAAGGCCGGAGTGTCCCGTACCACGCGCGGCAGGAGGGCCCCCGGGCAGCGGccacccagccctgtgcccagcctaaggggctgcagctgtgtgaccagcagctccctggcattGGAACCCAGGCTGAAGGCT ATGATGCCGGTAGTCTGTCATCCTCCGATGAAAGCAGCTGTCCCCCGgcttccccagccagcccagggcagggtgaTGGCATCTTCCACTGCGCTGTGGTCCCGGAGCTTCCCATCAGCACTGCCgttcacacacagcacacacatgGCTCACATCATGGCAGAGCCTCGCAATGCCAGTGCGTCACACCACGCCAGGACCTCGCCCCATGCCAGTGCCTCACGCATTCACAGCACGAAAAGCACAGGTAA
- the TTLL13 gene encoding tubulin polyglutamylase TTLL13 isoform X1, producing the protein MEMKRFQKINHFPGMIELCRKDLLARNLNRMLRLFPKEYNIFPRTWCLPADYGDFHAYRSIKKTRTFICKPDNSCQGRGIFITHHPEEIKHGERMICQQYISEVCWRCWCGCGTSGTQTKHRQVEQFLTSPLLLPLSSQPFLIDGFKFDMRIYVLVTSCDPLRIFLYKEGLARFATMRYIDHSTKNLGDICMHLTNYAINKHNENFVKDDMVGSKRKLSTLNAWMAEHSYDTSKLWADIDDIVIKTLISAHPVLKHHYQSCFSSHPTGCACFEILGFDILLDRRLKPWLLEVNHSPSFNTDSQLDHEVKDALLCDTLNLINVHACDRKKVLEEDKRRVKERLLQANQIPRESRRREQESSQAAWLAQAETYENEHLGGFRRIYPAPGTEKYEPFFQQSRSIFQETIASKAREEYARQQLEVMRLKNEKLEAAIRKKKTERMQNRSTAPTIHLSHRSTKAWDGKVQRRQYNSMQPQDIVEHEEKRRVNALLQREKLIRHLGITEQLSRLLPTADTQGSCVLQKQLQFPWDLLRDHNTHDLMMLISLLGVPAQPLGHRIMPSPRAQALPRHTPGPDPNDIQTLCIQGRSVPYHARQEGPRAAATQPCAQPKGLQLCDQQLPGIGTQAEGYDAGSLSSSDESSCPPASPASPGQGDGIFHCAVVPELPISTAVHTQHTHGSHHGRASQCQCVTPRQDLAPCQCLTHSQHEKHR; encoded by the exons ATGGAAATGAAGCGCTTCCAG AAAATCAACCACTTCCCAGGCATGATCGAGCTGTGCCGCAAGGACCTGCTGGCTCGAAACCTGAACCGCATGCTGCGGCTCTTCCCCAAGGAGTACAACATCTTCCCCCGCACGTGGTGCCTGCCAGCCGA CTATGGAGATTTCCATGCCTACAGATccataaagaaaacaagaacatTCATCTGCAAGCCTGACAACAGCTGCCAGGGAAGAGGGATCTTCATAACCCACCATCCGGAGGAGATCAAGCACGGGGAACGCATGATCTGTCAGCAGTACATCTCTGAG GtctgctggaggtgctggtgtGGCTGTGGAACATCGGGGACACAGACAAAGCACAGGCAGGTGGAGCAGTTCCTCACCTCACCCTTGCTCCTGCCTCTTTCCTCACAGCCCTTCCTCATCGATGGCTTCAAGTTTGACATGCGCATTTATGTGCTGGTCACGTCCTGTGACCCACTGAGGATTTTTCTCTACAAGGAGGGCCTTGCCCGGTTTGCCACCATGAGGTACATCGATCACAGCACCAAAAACCTG GGTGATATCTGCATGCACCTGACCAATTATGCAATCAACAAACACAATGAGAACTTTGTCAAGGATGACATGGTGGGCAGCAAGAG GAAGCTGTCCACTCTGAATGCCTGGATGGCAGAGCACAGCTATGACACATCAAAGCTCTGGGCAGATATTGATGACATTGTTATCAAGACACTGATTTCGGCTCACCCTGTGCTGAAACACCATTACCAGAGCTGCTTCTCCAGCCACCCTACTGGCTGCGCCTGCTTTGAAATCCTGGGCTTTGATATTTTGCTGGATAGAAGGCTGAAGCCATGGCTGCTGGAG GTGAACCACTCTCCCAGCTTCAACACAGATTCTCAGCTAGACCATGAGGTGAAGGATGCCCTTCTGTGTGACACCCTCAACCTGATCAATGTGCACGCCTGCGACAGAAAgaaggtgctggaggaggaCAAGCGGCGGGTAAAGGAACGGCTCCTTCAGGCCAATCAGATTCCCCGTGAGTCCAG gcgccgggagcaggagagcagccaggCTGCCTGGCTGGCACAGGCTGAAACCTACGAGAACGAGCACCTGGGGGGGTTCCGACGTATCTacccagctcctgggacagaGAAGTATGAGCCATTCTTCCAGCAGAGCAGGTCCATCTTCCAGGAAACAATAGCATCCAAGGCACGAGAAGAGTATGCCAG gcagcagctggaggtgaTGCgcctgaaaaatgaaaagctggAAGCTGCCatcaggaagaagaaaacagaaagaatgcAGAATAGAAGCACAGCTCCTACAATCCACCTCTCCCACAGAAGCACTAAGGCATGGGATGGAAAG GTGCAGCGCAGGCAGTACAACTCCATGCAGCCCCAGGACATCGTGGAACatgaagagaagaggagagTGAATGCTCTGCTGCAGCGTGAGAAGCTGATCCGACACCTGGGCATCACTGAGCAGCTTTCCCggctgctccccacagctgACACCCAGGGATCCTGTGTGCTCCAGAAACAG ctgcagttTCCCTGGGATCTCCTCAGGGACCACAACACCCATGATTTAATGATGCTTATCTCACTCCTGGGAGTCCCAGCTCAGCCCTTGGGACACAGGATCATGCCCAGCCCTAGAGCCCAGGCCCTGCCACGGCACACCCCAGGCCCAGATCCCAACGACATCCAGACCCTGTGCATTCAAGGCCGGAGTGTCCCGTACCACGCGCGGCAGGAGGGCCCCCGGGCAGCGGccacccagccctgtgcccagcctaaggggctgcagctgtgtgaccagcagctccctggcattGGAACCCAGGCTGAAGGCT ATGATGCCGGTAGTCTGTCATCCTCCGATGAAAGCAGCTGTCCCCCGgcttccccagccagcccagggcagggtgaTGGCATCTTCCACTGCGCTGTGGTCCCGGAGCTTCCCATCAGCACTGCCgttcacacacagcacacacatgGCTCACATCATGGCAGAGCCTCGCAATGCCAGTGCGTCACACCACGCCAGGACCTCGCCCCATGCCAGTGCCTCACGCATTCACAGCACGAAAAGCACAGGTAA
- the TTLL13 gene encoding tubulin polyglutamylase TTLL13 isoform X4 — MEMKRFQKINHFPGMIELCRKDLLARNLNRMLRLFPKEYNIFPRTWCLPADYGDFHAYRSIKKTRTFICKPDNSCQGRGIFITHHPEEIKHGERMICQQYISEPFLIDGFKFDMRIYVLVTSCDPLRIFLYKEGLARFATMRYIDHSTKNLGDICMHLTNYAINKHNENFVKDDMVGSKRKLSTLNAWMAEHSYDTSKLWADIDDIVIKTLISAHPVLKHHYQSCFSSHPTGCACFEILGFDILLDRRLKPWLLEVNHSPSFNTDSQLDHEVKDALLCDTLNLINVHACDRKKVLEEDKRRVKERLLQANQIPRESRRREQESSQAAWLAQAETYENEHLGGFRRIYPAPGTEKYEPFFQQSRSIFQETIASKAREEYARQQLEVMRLKNEKLEAAIRKKKTERMQNRSTAPTIHLSHRSTKAWDGKVQRRQYNSMQPQDIVEHEEKRRVNALLQREKLIRHLGITEQLSRLLPTADTQGSCVLQKQLQFPWDLLRDHNTHDLMMLISLLGVPAQPLGHRIMPSPRAQALPRHTPGPDPNDIQTLCIQGRSVPYHARQEGPRAAATQPCAQPKGLQLCDQQLPGIGTQAEGYDAGSLSSSDESSCPPASPASPGQGDGIFHCAVVPELPISTAVHTQHTHGSHHGRASQCQCVTPRQDLAPCQCLTHSQHEKHR; from the exons ATGGAAATGAAGCGCTTCCAG AAAATCAACCACTTCCCAGGCATGATCGAGCTGTGCCGCAAGGACCTGCTGGCTCGAAACCTGAACCGCATGCTGCGGCTCTTCCCCAAGGAGTACAACATCTTCCCCCGCACGTGGTGCCTGCCAGCCGA CTATGGAGATTTCCATGCCTACAGATccataaagaaaacaagaacatTCATCTGCAAGCCTGACAACAGCTGCCAGGGAAGAGGGATCTTCATAACCCACCATCCGGAGGAGATCAAGCACGGGGAACGCATGATCTGTCAGCAGTACATCTCTGAG CCCTTCCTCATCGATGGCTTCAAGTTTGACATGCGCATTTATGTGCTGGTCACGTCCTGTGACCCACTGAGGATTTTTCTCTACAAGGAGGGCCTTGCCCGGTTTGCCACCATGAGGTACATCGATCACAGCACCAAAAACCTG GGTGATATCTGCATGCACCTGACCAATTATGCAATCAACAAACACAATGAGAACTTTGTCAAGGATGACATGGTGGGCAGCAAGAG GAAGCTGTCCACTCTGAATGCCTGGATGGCAGAGCACAGCTATGACACATCAAAGCTCTGGGCAGATATTGATGACATTGTTATCAAGACACTGATTTCGGCTCACCCTGTGCTGAAACACCATTACCAGAGCTGCTTCTCCAGCCACCCTACTGGCTGCGCCTGCTTTGAAATCCTGGGCTTTGATATTTTGCTGGATAGAAGGCTGAAGCCATGGCTGCTGGAG GTGAACCACTCTCCCAGCTTCAACACAGATTCTCAGCTAGACCATGAGGTGAAGGATGCCCTTCTGTGTGACACCCTCAACCTGATCAATGTGCACGCCTGCGACAGAAAgaaggtgctggaggaggaCAAGCGGCGGGTAAAGGAACGGCTCCTTCAGGCCAATCAGATTCCCCGTGAGTCCAG gcgccgggagcaggagagcagccaggCTGCCTGGCTGGCACAGGCTGAAACCTACGAGAACGAGCACCTGGGGGGGTTCCGACGTATCTacccagctcctgggacagaGAAGTATGAGCCATTCTTCCAGCAGAGCAGGTCCATCTTCCAGGAAACAATAGCATCCAAGGCACGAGAAGAGTATGCCAG gcagcagctggaggtgaTGCgcctgaaaaatgaaaagctggAAGCTGCCatcaggaagaagaaaacagaaagaatgcAGAATAGAAGCACAGCTCCTACAATCCACCTCTCCCACAGAAGCACTAAGGCATGGGATGGAAAG GTGCAGCGCAGGCAGTACAACTCCATGCAGCCCCAGGACATCGTGGAACatgaagagaagaggagagTGAATGCTCTGCTGCAGCGTGAGAAGCTGATCCGACACCTGGGCATCACTGAGCAGCTTTCCCggctgctccccacagctgACACCCAGGGATCCTGTGTGCTCCAGAAACAG ctgcagttTCCCTGGGATCTCCTCAGGGACCACAACACCCATGATTTAATGATGCTTATCTCACTCCTGGGAGTCCCAGCTCAGCCCTTGGGACACAGGATCATGCCCAGCCCTAGAGCCCAGGCCCTGCCACGGCACACCCCAGGCCCAGATCCCAACGACATCCAGACCCTGTGCATTCAAGGCCGGAGTGTCCCGTACCACGCGCGGCAGGAGGGCCCCCGGGCAGCGGccacccagccctgtgcccagcctaaggggctgcagctgtgtgaccagcagctccctggcattGGAACCCAGGCTGAAGGCT ATGATGCCGGTAGTCTGTCATCCTCCGATGAAAGCAGCTGTCCCCCGgcttccccagccagcccagggcagggtgaTGGCATCTTCCACTGCGCTGTGGTCCCGGAGCTTCCCATCAGCACTGCCgttcacacacagcacacacatgGCTCACATCATGGCAGAGCCTCGCAATGCCAGTGCGTCACACCACGCCAGGACCTCGCCCCATGCCAGTGCCTCACGCATTCACAGCACGAAAAGCACAGGTAA
- the GDPGP1 gene encoding GDP-D-glucose phosphorylase 1 codes for MTAMAGGEPGEPNPEEFVYGEEDFVLQAADWGDPDSAPSRFDRVLLAGWSDRMERGLFRYRLGPLPTRVLPGPVRLVAQLNEQRSAERRPPQPVRSLRDPFDPGAFNFTRLRPAELLFRLRRTGGPGSPPEPLLVAINASPLERGHVLLLPEPARRLPQMLTAPALRGALEAALLSAHPGFRVGFNGLGGGASVNHLHLHGLYLDRPLPLEEAPAEPLGPRLGLLRAGPAPAFLFFAPGPAALEPVSRAVCRAAEHLGGVGLACNVLATRGEPPAGPGAGGGRGLRVLLWARRPLFGPKAGEPFAVALCELAGLLPLPAEPLYRDITEVQALSAIRQHLLPEPELLQLGSELARLLEN; via the coding sequence ATGACAGCGATGGCGGGAGGGGAGCCGGGCGAGCCGAACCCCGAGGAGTTCGTCTATGGCGAGGAGGACTTCGTGCTGCAGGCAGCCGACTGGGGCGACCCGGACTCCGCGCCCTCCCGGTTCGACCGGGTACTGCTGGCGGGCTGGAGCGACCGTATGGAGCGGGGACTGTTCCGGTACCGGCTGGGACCGCTGCCCACCCGCGTCCTGCCCGGCCCCGTGCGCCTCGTGGCGCAGCTGAACGAGCAGCGCAGCGCCGAGCGCCGCCCGCCGCAGCCCGTTCGCAGCCTCCGGGATCCCTTCGACCCCGGCGCCTTCAACTTCACCCGGCTGCGCCCCGCCGAGCTGCTGTTCCGCCTACGCCGCACCGGAGGCCCGGGATCGCCACCCGAGCCGCTGCTGGTGGCCATCAACGCCAGCCCGCTGGAGCGGGGACACGTCCTGCTGCTGCCGGAGCCGGCGCGGCGGCTGCCGCAGATGCTGACGGCCCCGGCGCTGCGCGGAGCGCTGGAGGCGGCGCTCCTCAGCGCCCACCCCGGATTCCGCGTGGGCTTCAACGGGCTGGGCGGCGGCGCCTCGGTGAACCACCTGCACCTGCACGGGCTCTACCTGGACCGGCCGCTGCCGCTGGAGGAGGCGCCGGCCGAGCCGCTGGGGCCGCGCCTGGGGCTGCTCCGCGCCGGACCGGCCCCCGCATTCCTCTTCttcgcccccggccccgctgcacTGGAGCCGGTGTCGCGGGCCGTGTGCCGGGCGGCGGAGCACCTGGGCGGTGTCGGGCTGGCCTGCAACGTGCTGGCCACGCGGGGAGAGccgccggcggggccgggggccgggggcggccgcGGGCTGCgggtgctgctgtgggctcGCCGGCCCCTCTTTGGCCCCAAGGCGGGTGAGCCCTTCGCCGTGGCGTTGTGCGAGCTGGcggggctgctgccgctgcccgcCGAGCCGCTCTACCGGGACATCACCGAGGTGCAGGCCCTGAGCGCCATCCGCCAGCACCTGCTGCCCGAGCCCgaactgctgcagctgggctcgGAGCTGGCGCGGCTGCTGGAGAACTGA